The DNA window gtagctgtaaatagttcctacacggtgaagtatttgttttgctttgcattcaatatcttataaatataacctgctgtgtatattgcaaactgatatattttgtttgattaacgcggacttgaaagctactaattcgtcattcatataacaacaataaaagtcttctttgacctcagaagtgcatttctgttgtgttatgttagtgcttagaaactaaataagaggaaagcactacagtatcTCATGTATGAAGTCTAAGATAATCAATCAATACTCCAAATGAGCAGGTACTCATGTGTAGTCAAAGTGATATTCTTTATTTCCATCTTGAAGTACAGATGTGAAACACAgacacagccaacgcgtttcatcccaAAGACAGGGGGACTTCTTCAGGGAACGTTGGTGTAGTCCAAAGAAGTGTTTCTATAATTCATTGGCTTTCATTCCCTCCCCTAGTACCTGCGAGAGTCCTCTTGCGTCCTCCGGTAAGACATGGAATCACGGTTGCATGTCACACCTGGTCCGGTACTTGCTGAGTAGAGTGTAAACGTAGTCTGTAATGATCTGGGCTTTTTCTGCATTTTCCCAAATTATAGCACCATCTCCTACCTCCCCATTTGACATATCACCCGCCTCAAGCCTGCTGAGCCTAGCTGTCAGGTTTCCCCTGGATTTCTCACCTTGAATAGCCCTTTATGTGCAGCTATAAAGTGATTTGGTGCTTCACATTCTAAGTTATTCTGCTCTTTTAAGTTACCTACCACCCCCAAATACCTCTTTCCCAGTAGCAGTTCTCCCTCAGCATCCATCGCTGATTATATATGCACCCTCTTCTTCCCAGGGGCTCTGGCTATTGCTTGACCTCTGATAACAACTTTGTCAGCATCCCACATTGTGGCTTCTGATTGAACCAAACTCTTATTTTCTGTAAGTAACTTATGACAAGTATCTTTCAAGACATCTATTAGCTGTTTGTCTAGTAGCTCATCAATGTTTTATCTCCATCCCCTCCATGGGGAGCCAGTCCAGGAGGTGAACACTGACCCCAGACAGCAGTGATCAGAGAGTCATTGGGCTAAAAAATCATACATCGCCAATCTCTGTTAGTGTTCTTGGTGGTTCGGGACAGTAAATCCTAGAAAAGGAGCCATGGGCTCCATCATAGTAGGAGTACTGTCCGTATGTAGGGTGACTTGCCCTCCAAATATCACTCATGCCCATCGCTCTGGCTGCGTTCTGCCGTGAATACATTATCAATCTACCTCATCATACCAGTAACATCCCATGTGTCAGCTGCAGGAATACAGACACACACCTATCAGGGCATCCACCTGGAGTTTCAGAGGGAGATATATGGAGATCAGAGCAATACGTTTGTCATCCCAGGTCGCAGTAACTGCTGCAGAGCAGCCCAGTGGGTCCACCTACATCAGGTGTGGTACAAGAAACAACCTCTTTAACAAAATGGTCACTTGTCTTTAGCCAGACATGAACATTGTATGGGTCAAGCTTGTGTGAGTACCCCTCTGCAGTATGTGAGTCTTCTAGtgtaagactatgggcctgattgagatcttgacgGACAAGTAACTCCGTCACAACGgcaacagatatcccgtccgccgaaatacaaatccacaccacaccatgcatactcaactctacgtcactccaccctACGATTCTCCACTACACTCTAAGAATGCCAAGCCACGAcactccatgacatgccactctgcgtcactctacgccactctatacaactccactctacaccactacacgccactaacttttagccaatgctgaacagcagctacgctggtgtaaaacatggctaaaacacagtgCTAaaacaatagctcttgcataggcaagacctattgactttgccagtgcttgttataagACATCACCAAAACTATCTCTTGTCTGGGTAACACGTCTTATATACACTCTGATATACGTGTCTATGTTCAGGCCGATAAGTAATTTTGCGTATTTCAGATTTATTTTCACGTGTGATGGTGGCAGGCTGCACCTCTCTCTCCGTGGATTGcagcactgctttatttaaaaaaaaataagtgctagtgcccaAAGCGATGCTCACACCCGTGGCAGGCgctataaaatgtaaaaatgaaaataacaaGGGTGTGCCCTCtcgaatccacctcaggcctcttcagtTAACTGCCAGGAACTTCCTGCCCTGGTATCTCACTGTTACAGGCGTCTCCTTTCTCCCTTGGTGAtggattttctgtatttctcttcctcatctttttggttttatttgtttttccttcTATTGGTCTCCAGTGCCAgtgcccccaccggcaaccaccggctcaaattaagcaccgtaaAGAAGACTGCTGTGTTTCTGGGCCACTGATGGAAACATATATTTATTGTGACTGGTTCTGCTCTTTCTTGGGGGAGGCCATGTTTTGTGTAATATCAATGCTCCCCAGAGAGCACCTTCTGCCAACTCTGCTCCCTCTCTCTGCCCCTAGCACCTTCTGCCACCTCTGCCCCTCTCTGTCCCTAGCACCTTCTGCCACCTCTGTCCCATCTCTGTCCCCTGTCCCTAACACATTCTGCCATCTGTGCTCCCTCTCTGTCACTAGCACCTTCTGCCATCTCTGCTCCCTCTCTGCCCCCTTTCCCTAACACCTTCTGCAACCTCTGCTCCTTCTATGTCCCTAGCACCTTCTGCCATCTCTGCTCCCTCTCTGCCCACTGTCCCTAACACCTTCTGCCACCTCTGCTCCTTTTCTGTCCCTAGCACCTTCTGCCACCTCTGGCCCTTCTATGTCCCTAGCATCTTCTGCCATCTCTGCTCCCTCTCTCTGTCCCCTGTCCCTAGCACCTTCTGCCACCTCTGCTCCCTCTCTGTCCCCAGCATCCTCTGCCACCTCTGCTTCCTCTCTGTCCCTAGCACTTTCTGccatctcttctccctctctctccctagcaTCTTCTGCCATCtctgctccctctctctccctagcatcttctgccacctctgctccctctctctgctcctagcacattctgctatctctgctCCCTCTCTCTGTCCCCTGTCCCTAGCACCCTCTGCCACCTCTGCTCCCTCTCTGTCTCTAGCACCATCTGCCATCTCTGCTCCCTCTCTATCCCTAGCATTGTCTGCCACCTCTGCTCCCTCCCTGTCCCCAGCACCTTCTGCCATCTCTCCGCCCCCTCTGTCCCTAGCATCTTCTGCCATCtctgctccctctctctccctagcaTCTTCTGCCACCCCTGCCCCTCTCTGTCCCTAGCACCTTCTGCCTCCTCTGCCCCATCTCTGTCCCCTGTCCCTAACACATTCTGCCATCTCTGCTCCCTCTCTGCCCCTAGCACTTTCTGCCATTGCTGCTTCCTATCTGCCCCCTGTCCCTAACACCTTCTGCCACATCTGCTCCTTCTCTGTCCCTAGCACCTTCTGCCACCTCTGCTCCCTCTCTGTCCCCAGCATCCTCTGCCACCTctgctccctctctgtccctaGCACCTTCTGCATCtctgctccctctctctccctagcaTCTTCTGCCACCTCTGCCCCTCTCTGTCCCTAGCACCTTCTGCCACCTCTGCCACATCTCTGTCCCCTGTCCCTAACACATTCTGCCATCTCTGCTCCCTCTCTGCCCCTAGCACCTTCTGCCATTGCTGCTCTCTATCTGCCCCATGTCCCTAACACCTTCTGCCACCTCTGCTCCATCTCTGTCCCTAGCACCTTCTGGCACCTCTGCTCTCCCTCTGCCCACAACACCTTctgccacctctgccccctctctgCACCCTAGTATCTTCTGCCATCTCTGCTCCTTCTCCCTCCCTAGCATCTTCTGccacctctgctctctctctgtccctaGCACCCTCTGCCACCTCTGCTTCCTCTCTGTCCCCAGCACCTTCTGCCACCTctgctccctctctgtccctaGCATCTTCTGCCATCTCTGCTCCCTATCTCCGTCCCCTGTCCCTAGCACCTTCTGCCACCTCTGCTCCATCTGTCTCTAGCACCATCTGCCACCTctgctccctctctgtccctagcacttctgccacctctgctccctctctgtccccagcactttctgccacctctgctccctctctgtccccagcactttctgccacctcTGATCCCTCTCTGTCCCTAGCACCTTCTGCCACCTCTGCTTCCTCTCTCTGCCACAGCATCTTCTGCCACCTCTGCTCCCTCTCTCTGTCCCTAGCCCCATCTGCCATCTTTGCTCCCTCTCTGCCACTAGCATCTTCTTCCACCTCTGCTCCCTTTCTGTCCCTAGCACCTTCTGCATATCTGCGCCGTCTTTGTGTCCCTAGCAACTTCTGCCACCTCTGCTCCCTCTCTGTCCCCAGCACCTTCTGCCACCTCTCCTCCCTCTCTATCCCCAGCACCTCTGCCATCTCTGCTACCTCTCTCTCCCTAGCATCTTCTGCCATCtgtgctccctctctctccctagcaCCTTCTGCCACCTCTGCTCCCTCTCTGTCCCCAGCACCTTCTGCCACCTCGGCTCCCTCTCTGTCTGCAGCACCTTCTGCCATCTCTGCTCGAATTCTGCCCCTAGCATCTGCTGCCACCTCTGCACCCTCTGCCGTCTCTGCTCCAATTCTGCCCCTAGCACCTTCTGctacctcttctccctctctgtccctagcACCTTCTGCAACCTCTCCTCCCTCTCTATCCCTAGCACCTTCTGCCATCTCTGCTCCCGCTCTCTGTCCCTAGCACTTTCTGCCATCTCTGCTCCCTCTCTCTGTCCCCTGTCCCTAGCACCTTTTGCCACCTCAGATCCCTCTCTATCCCTAGCATCTTCTGCCATCtgtgctccctctctctccctagcaTCTTCTGCCACCTCTGCTGTCTCTCTGTCCCTAGAACCCTCTGCCACCTCTGCTCCCTCTCTGTCCCCAGCACCTTCTGCCACCTCTGCTCCCTCTCTGACACCTctgctccctctctgtccctaGCACCTTCTGCCACCTCTGCTCCCTCTCTGCCACCTCTGCTCCGTTTCTGTCCCTAGCACCATCTGCCACCTctgctccctctctgtccctaGCACCCTCTGTCACCTCTGCCCCTCTCTGTCCCTAGCAGCTTCTGccacctctgctctctctctgtccccAGCACCTTCTGCCACCTCTGCTCGCTCTCTTTGTCCCTAGCACCTTCTTCCACGTCTGCTCCCTCTCTGTGCCTACCACCTTCTGCACCTCTGCTCCCTTTTTGTCCCAAGCACCTTCTGCCATCTCTGCTCCCTCTCTCTGTCCCTAGCACCTTCTGCCATCTCTGCTCCCTCTCTCTGTCCCTAGCACCTTCTGCCATCTCTGCTCCAATGCTGCCCCTAGCACCTTCTGCCACCTCTGTTCTCTCTCTGTCCCTTGCACCTTCTGCCATCTCTGCTCCCTCTCTGCCACTAGCATCTTCTTCCACCTctgctccctctctgtccctaGCACCTTCTGCCACCTCTCCTCCCTCTCTATCCTCAGCACCTTCTGCCACCTCTGCTCTCTCTGTGTCCCTAGCACCCTCTGCCACCTctgctccctctctgtccctaGCGTCTTCTGCCATCtgtgctccctctctctccctagcaCCTCCTGCCACCTCTGCTCCCTCTCTGTCACTAGTACCTTCTGCCACCTCTGCTCCCTCTCTGTCACTAGCACCTTCTGCCATCTctgctccctctctgtccctaGCACCTTCTGACACCTCTGCTCCCTCTCTGTCCCCAGTACCTTCTGCCACCTCTGCTCCCTCTCTGTCCGCAGCACCTTCTGCCATCTTTGCTCGAATTCTGCCCCTAGCACCTTCTGCATCtctgctccctctctctccctagcaTCTGCTGCCACCTCTGCTCCCTCTCTTTGTCCCTAGCACCTGCTGCCGTCTCTGCTCCAATTCTGCCCCTAGCACATTCTGCTacctctcctccctctctgtccctagcACCTTCTGCCACCTCTCCTCCCTCTCTATCCCTAGCACCTTCTGCCATCTCTGCTCCTGCACTCTGTCCCTAGCACTTTCTGccatctctcctccctctctctgtcCCCTGTCCCTTGCACCTTCTGCCACCTCAGCTCCCTCTCTATCCCTAGCATCTTCTGCCATCtgtgctccctctctctccctagcaTCTTCTGCCACCTCTGCTGTCTCTCTGTCCCTAGCTCCCTCTGCCACCTctgctccctctctgtccctagcaccttctgccacctctgctccctctctgccacctctgctccctctctgtccctaGCACCTTCTGCCACCTCTCCTCCCTCTCTATCCTCAGCACCTTCTGCCACCTCTGCTCTCTCTGTGTCCCTAGCACCCTCTGCCACCTctgctccctctctgtccctaGCGTCTTCTGCCATCtgtgctccctctctctccctagcaCCTCCTGCCACCTCTGCTCCCTCTCTGTCACTAGTACCTTCTGCCACCTCTGCTCCCTCTCTGTCACTAGCACCTTCTGCCATCTctgctccctctctgtccctaGCACCTTCTGACACCTCTGCTCCCTCTCTGTCCCCAGTACCTTCTGCCACCTCTGCTCCCTCTCTGTCCGCAGCACCTTCTGCCATCTTTGCTCGAATTCTGCCCCTAGCACCTTCTGCATCtctgctccctctctctccctagcaTCTTCTGCCACCTCTGCTGTCTCTCTGTCCCTAGCTCCCTCTGCCACCTctgctccctctctgtccctagcaccttctgccacctctgctccctctctgccacctctgctccctctctgtccctagcaccttctgccacctctgctccctctctgccacctctgctccctctctgtccctagcaccttctgccacctctgctccctctctaccacctctgccccctctctgTCCCCAGCACCTTCTGCCACCTCTGCTCGCTCTCTTTGTCCCTAGCACCTTCTTCCAACTCTGCTCCCTCTCTGTGCCTACCACCTTCTGCCATCTCTGCTCCCTCTCTCTGTCCCCAGCACCTCTGCCATCTCTGCTCCAATTCTGCCCTAGCATCTGCTGCCACCTCTGTTCCCTCTCTCTGTCCCTAGCACCTTCTGCCATCTCTGCTCCAATTCTGCCCCTAGCACCTTCTGCtacctctcctccctctctctgtcCCCTGTCCCTAGCACCTTCTGCCACCTCTGCTCCCTCTCTCTGTCCCCTGTCCCTAGCACCTTCTGCCACCTctgctccctctctgtccctaCCACCTTCTGCCCCCTCTGCCCCCTCTCTGTCCCTAGCACCATCTGCCACCTctgctccctctctgtccctaGCACCATCTGCCACCTCTGCCCCTCCCTGTCCCCAGCACATTTTGCCACCTCTGCTCCCTCTCTCTGTCCCCTGTCCCTAGCACCTTCTGCCACTGCCATCTctgctccctctctgtccctagcaccttctgccacctcttcttcctccatgtcccTAGCACCATCTGCCACCTctgctccctctctgtccctaGCACCTTCTGCCACCCctgctccctctctgtccctaGCACCTTCTGCCCCTctgctccctctctgtccctaGCACCATCTGCCAGCTctgctccctctctgtccctaGCACCTTCTGCCCCCTctgctccctctctgtccctaGCACTTTCTGACACCTctgctccctctctgtccctagcaccttctgccacctctgctccctgtctctctccctAGCAGCTTCTGccatctcttcttcctctctgtccCTAGCACCTTCTGCCACCTCTGCTCCTTCTCTCACTCCCTAGGACCTTCTGACACCTCTGCTAACCACTCTGTCCCTATCACCTTCTGCCACCTCTGCTCCCTCTCTCTGTCCCTAGCACCCTCTGCCAcctctgctccctctctctctccctagcaccTTCTGCCACCTCTGTGCCCTCTCCCTGTCCCTAGCACCTTCAGCCACCTCTGCTCCCACTCTGTACCTAGCACCTTCTACACCCTCTGCTCCCTCTCTCTGTCCCTAGCAGCATCTGCCACCTctgctccctctctgtccctaGCACCTTCTGCCATCTCTGCTCCCTCTCTGTCTCTAGCATCTTCTACCACCTCTGCTCCCTCTCTTTGTCCCTAGCACCTTCTGCcatctctgctctctctctctgtccctagcAACGTCTGCCTGCCACCTCTGCTCCCTCTCCGTGCCTAACACCTTCTGCCATCTCTGCTCCCTCTCTGTGTCCCCAGCAAACTCTGCCATCTCTGCTCCCTTTCTCTGACCCCTGTCCCTAGCTCCTTCTGCCACTGCCATCTctgctccctctctgtccctatcaccttctgccacctcttcttcttctctgtccctagCACCATCTGCCACCTctgctccctctctgtccctaGCACCTTCTGCCACCCCTGCTCCCTCTCTATCCCTAGCACCTTCTGCCCCCTctgctccctctctgtccctaGCACAATCTGCCACCTctgctccctctctgtccctaGCACCTTCTGCCCCCTCTGCTCCCTCTCTGTCCGTAGCACCATTTGCCACCTctgctccctctctgtccctaGCACTTTCTGACACCTctgctccctctctgtccctagcaccttctgccacctctgctccctctctctccctagcagCTTCTGccatctcttcttcctctctgtccctagcaccttctgccacctctgctccctctctgtccctaGCACCTTCTGCCACCTCTGCTCCCTCTCTCTGTCCCTAGCACTTTCTGCCAcctctgctccctctctctctccctagcaccttctgccacctctgctccctctctgtccctaGCACCTTCTGCCATCTCTGCTCCAATTCTGTCCCTAGCATCTTCTGCcaactctcctccctctctctgtcCCTAGCACATTCTGCCATCTCTGCGCCCTCTCTCTTCCTAGCACCTTCTGCCATCGCTGCTCCCTCTCTGTCACTAGCACCTTCTGCCACCTCTGCTCCCTCTCTTTCCCTAGCACCTTCTGCCCCCCTGTTCCCTCTCTGTCTGTAGAACCTTCTGCCACCTCTGCTCCCCCTCTCTGTCCCTAGCACCTTCTGCCCCCTCTGTTCCCTCTCTGTCCGTAGAACCTTCTGCCACCTCTGCTCCCTCTCTCTGCCACTAGCACCTTCTGCCACCTCTGCTCCTTCTCTGTCCCTAGCACCTTCTTCCATttctcctccctctctgtccctagcAT is part of the Pleurodeles waltl isolate 20211129_DDA chromosome 4_2, aPleWal1.hap1.20221129, whole genome shotgun sequence genome and encodes:
- the LOC138294022 gene encoding circumsporozoite protein-like, which translates into the protein MAEGAADREGAEVAEGTGDREGAEVSEGARDREGAEMAEGASDREGAEVAEGTSDREGAEVAGGAREREGAQMAEDARDREGAEVAEGARDTERAEVAEGAEDREGGEVAEGARDREGAEVEEDASGREGAEMAEGARDRERTEVAEGARGSIGAEMAEGARDREREQRWQKVLGTERGSRDGRRCLGQKGSRGAEGGRHREGADVEEGARDKESEQRWQKVLGTEREQRWQKLLGTERGRGDRGC